Proteins found in one Kluyveromyces marxianus DMKU3-1042 DNA, complete genome, chromosome 2 genomic segment:
- the BAS1 gene encoding Bas1p translates to MSLVSEGKVSSSGAGDESNDFGGDGSHGSMRKKMKKEPVNALEVSESLGYQTFRRKMRKIWSKDEDELLRRLVNEALVKLGFVDGIKSIKNIEQSSEAAKKIPWDELAEREEFENKRATDVKKRWTSSLDPVLRKGKWTPEEDELLLKSYEEHGPQWLKISYVLKHRTEDQCAKRYIEVLDPSTKDRLRPWDEEEDVLLIAKVKKYGTKWRQISTEMDARPSLTCRNRWRKIITMVVRGAASEKVKSAVQAGNTDAAQELMDLKAESDKEERNASRSGSVSPSDEQKIPPPLPQQQLEPQPQPQPQPEPQPQSQPQSQPQSQPASQTASRPVSRMASPQDSVRSAHSDSKKEESSPMVFSKTNAAASLLNSLKNSRSPAIPNANANTPDQSSVLNSFRSPSPQFPSNQTHASLLSDHHGVKKDSALPSPGNFLHIPIAEPKRQQPETTVDWKFTLKESSGHTLSNGVISDMYLVKQLIEHAKSNDLKISIHQHIHNHYLAPRQASPPPLMVHQHPRAGTNSAQELPRIRSPSFSDLDADFLAKTPNFQTWSLEEENPSPYGLNDKLQRFYHHHHHHHHDSQVQGNTNGNNVPVPMNTASSNTSYASPAPPEIREIGPSRHSHFNYLPPTLKPQLGSSESTKPIELSRLLNPSPGSSYNNKKRRSKRKHKSDSRNSSAAGSTGNTPGDDSASRNKVTPSSRSSLSVMEEDGNDFWENLRSLGGNIGGVQESPNMSNMNELFQGNGNADTPSGYDAIFKLVEQGHSQSQSHSQDQQQGTEEASAEFTFNPS, encoded by the coding sequence ATGTCTCTAGTATCTGAGGGGAAAGTGTCATCGAGTGGTGCAGGGGATGAGTCGAATGATTTTGGGGGAGATGGATCTCATGGGAGcatgagaaagaagatgaaaaaagAGCCGGTTAATGCGCTAGAGGTGTCTGAATCATTGGGGTACCAGACATTTCGCCGGAAGATGCGGAAGATCTGGAGCaaagatgaggatgaatTGCTTCGGAGGTTGGTGAATGAGGCTCTGGTGAAGCTTGGGTTTGTTGATGGGATCAAATCgatcaaaaatattgaGCAGTCCAGTGAAGCTGCGAAGAAGATACCATGGGATGAGCTAGCGGAGCGTGAAGAGTTTGAGAACAAACGGGCTACTGATGTGAAGAAACGGTGGACGAGTTCTCTGGATCCTGTGTTGAGGAAGGGGAAATGGACTCCGGAGGAAGATgagctgttgttgaagtcCTATGAAGAGCATGGGCCTCAGTGGTTGAAGATCTCGTATGTGTTGAAGCACCGTACGGAAGACCAATGTGCGAAAAGATACATAGAAGTTTTAGATCCCAGTACTAAGGACAGACTACGACCGTGGGATGAGGAGGAAGATGTGCTTCTTATCGCCAAGGTAAAGAAATACGGGACGAAATGGAGGCAGATCTCGACTGAGATGGATGCAAGACCTAGTTTAACATGTAGGAATCGTTGGAGAAAGATCATTACAATGGTGGTTCGTGGTGCGGCTTCCGAGAAAGTGAAAAGTGCGGTGCAAGCAGGAAATACGGATGCGGCCCAGGAACTAATGGACTTGAAAGCAGAAAGTGATAAAGAGGAGCGGAATGCTAGCAGGAGCGGAAGTGTCAGTCCAAGCGATGAACAAAAAATTCCACCTCCACTGCCGCAGCAGCAATTAGaaccacaaccacaaccGCAACCACAACCAGAACCACAACCACAGTCACAACCTCAGTCACAGCCACAATCACAGCCTGCCTCCCAAACGGCTTCCCGGCCAGTGTCTAGAATGGCTTCACCTCAGGATTCTGTAAGAAGTGCTCATTCTGATTCTAAGAAGGAAGAGAGCTCACCAATGGTTTTCAGCAAAACAAATGCCGCAGCCTCTTTACTGAACTCTCTGAAGAATTCAAGGTCGCCTGCAATTCCAAACGCGAATGCGAATACACCAGACCAATCATCGGTATTGAATAGCTTCAGATCGCCTTCGCCTCAGTTTCCTTCGAACCAGACACATGCATCTCTGCTTTCCGATCACCATGGCGTTAAGAAAGACTCAGCACTTCCGTCCCCGGGCAACTTCCTACATATTCCAATTGCTGAACCAAAGAGACAGCAACCAGAAACAACGGTAGACTGGAAATTCACACTTAAGGAGTCAAGTGGTCATACATTGTCAAATGGAGTCATTTCCGATATGTATCTAGTGAAACAACTTATCGAACACGCCAAATCCAACGATTTGAAAATCTCAATCCACCAACACATCCACAACCACTACTTGGCTCCAAGACAAGCATCTCCACCACCATTGATGGTACATCAACATCCAAGAGCAGGAACTAACAGTGCCCAAGAGCTACCGAGAATCAGAAGCCCATCGTTCTCTGATCTGGATGCCGACTTTTTGGCCAAGACCCCCAACTTTCAGACTTGGAGCctggaagaagagaatcCAAGCCCTTATGGTTTGAACGACAAACTGCAAAGGTTCTAtcaccatcaccatcatcaccatcatgATTCACAGGTGCAAGGCAATACTAATGGTAACAATGTTCCTGTTCCTATGAACACAGCAAGTTCAAATACGTCATATGCTTCTCCGGCACCACCAGAAATCAGAGAAATAGGTCCAAGCAGACATTCTCATTTCAACTATCTCCCACCGACGTTGAAGCCCCAACTTGGTTCTAGTGAAAGCACAAAACCCATTGAGTTGAGCCGTCTGTTAAATCCAAGTCCGGGCTCATCCTATAATAACAAGAAAAGGAGGTCTAAAAGGAAACATAAGAGCGATTCTCGTAATTCAAGCGCTGCTGGCTCAACGGGAAACACCCCAGGCGATGATTCTGCTTCTCGAAACAAAGTCACTCCCAGCTCTAGATCTTCCCTGTCCGTcatggaagaagatgggAACGATTTTTGGGAAAACCTTAGATCGCTAGGCGGGAATATCGGAGGGGTACAGGAGTCACCAAACATGTCGAACATGAACGAACTCTTCCAAGGGAACGGGAACGCTGACACACCATCTGGTTATGATGCTATTTTCAAACTTGTAGAACAAGGACATTCACAATCACAATCACACTCAcaagatcaacaacaagGAACTGAAGAAGCTTCCGCAGAGTTCACTTTCAATCCAAGTTAG
- the ATG44 gene encoding mitofissin: MLLFHRYTELLRIHRFVVFGENTASVLQSNQIGKTIHLAIDAVLVSTCLAGIKRNTGLTPKVDQIGDETVREYSTKYLNLGESAYDYTVATLGSSSYFKRK, encoded by the exons atgctCTTGTTTCACAGA TACACTGAACTGCTGAGAATTCATCGGTTCGTGGTATTTGGGGAAAACACTGCTTCCGTATTACAATCAAATCAGATTGGGAAAACGATACATTTAGCTATTGACGCTGTGTTGGTGTCTACGTGTCTTGCCGGAATCAAGAGAAACACAGGGTTAACTCCCAAGGTAGATCAAATCGGCGATGAAACGGTTCGCGaatattcaacaaaatactTGAATCTAGGAGAGTCGGCGTATGATTATACGGTTGCTACGCTGGGATCGTCTTCGTATTTCAAGAGAAAGTGA
- the COA1 gene encoding Coa1p produces MLGRSIAGRLRIPVGRVSFQRFMASKEPEIVLKDKLRPLRIDRELPDPTKDVNKRRLQFVAFLGLMGASLAMIFNYEKTQSPVISNTLYHMRRSPKIREVLGDQIDFDGLVPWVSGELNQVSGDVNIKFYLKGSKGKVGEVKLVADRENQRQEFLIHEWSVQVDGKKYDLLAENGATRTL; encoded by the coding sequence ATGCTCGGACGTAGTATTGCTGGGAGACTGAGAATTCCTGTTGGAAGGGTTTCATTCCAACGATTTATGGCATCCAAAGAGCCAGAAATTGTTTTGAAGGATAAGCTAAGACCATTAAGAATTGACAGAGAGTTGCCAGATCCTACCAAGGATGTTAACAAACGTAGATTACAATTTGTTGCGTTTTTAGGGCTCATGGGAGCTTCTTTGGCTATGATATTTAACTATGAGAAGACACAATCACCAGTTATTTCTAATACGTTGTATCACATGCGTCGTTCCCCAAAGATCAGGGAAGTTTTGGGGGACCAAATTGACTTCGACGGGCTAGTGCCATGGGTTTCCGGGGAGTTGAACCAGGTTTCTGGTGATGTGAACATCAAATTCTACTTGAAGGGCTCCAAGGGCAAGGTTGGCGAGGTGAAGTTGGTAGCGGACAGAGAAAACCAACGTCAAGAGTTTTTGATCCACGAGTGGAGTGTGCAAGTTGATGGGAAGAAATACGACTTGCTTGCAGAGAATGGTGCCACAAGGACCTTGTGA
- the SKG1 gene encoding suppressor of lethality of KEX2 GAS1 double null mutant protein 1 gives MTDGTVGIAVGCAVGIPIGVGILVALFFWYRMQQRFKQEMKEDQMSNYNYNYDEEMSLSGNGMLQTEVKEPQGVTHASSDETASSSEEKKACGLKDEGAGHGQGQGQEQGESQGSGSQKQGKRRLYTPAYRKRLQQTVHSINNGARAGEFESNNSKSTSTSINSVDTPRKQSNSQVNIFDQMIPVLPDQTASASGSLFDQDSLPKRNTSNETLLKTIQGHGSGAYPRRGSSTLIHTANNAAPALSSRHSMTSLHTHLSSASLNSKAMPENVFETPKSARVASPALPVPGTQQQNIETEADSQGDREQEQYRLQNNYDIRDATHIAEEDQYENEFTNYSENKREFIDSLRPKIQDGN, from the coding sequence ATGACGGATGGCACGGTTGGTATAGCAGTTGGGTGTGCGGTTGGGATTCCCATCGGAGTGGGGATTCTTGTAGCGCTTTTTTTCTGGTATAGGATGCAGCAGCGGTTCAAACAGGAGATGAAGGAGGATCAGATGTCGAATTACAATTACAATTACGATGAGGAGATGAGTTTGAGTGGGAACGGGATGCTTCAGACGGAAGTGAAGGAGCCTCAGGGGGTTACGCATGCGTCATCTGACGAGACGGCGTCGTCGAGCGAGGAGAAGAAGGCGTGTGGGCTGAAGGATGAGGGAGCGGGCCAtggccagggccagggccaggaGCAGGGTGAAAGTCAGGGTTCAGGCAGCCAGAAGCAGGGCAAGAGACGTTTGTACACACCGGCATACCGTAAAAGGCTGCAACAGACGGTCCATTCGATAAACAATGGGGCCAGGGCCGGGGAATTCGAGTCGAACAACTCCAAGAGTACTTCGACTTCGATCAATTCGGTCGACACCCCACGGAAACAGAGCAACAGCCAAGTGAACATCTTTGACCAGATGATTCCCGTGCTTCCGGATCAAACTGCAAGTGCATCTGGGTCCCTCTTCGATCAGGATTCCCTACCAAAACGTAATACCTCAAACGAAACTCTTCTGAAAACCATCCAGGGTCATGGTTCCGGCGCATATCCTAGACGTGGGTCGAGCACACTTATCCATACGGCTAACAATGCAGCCCCAGCGCTTTCATCAAGACACTCGATGACGTCGCTACATACGCACTTGTCGTCCGCTAGTCTGAACTCGAAGGCCATGCCAGAAAACGTGTTCGAAACCCCAAAAAGCGCAAGGGTCGCATCGCCTGCTCTACCTGTGCCGGGAACGCAACAACAGAACATCGAGACCGAGGCAGATAGCCAAGGGGATCGTGAACAGGAGCAGTATCGCCTCCAAAACAATTATGACATAAGAGATGCTACGCATattgcagaagaagatcagtACGAAAACGAGTTCACCAATTATtcagaaaataaaagagagtTCATCGATTCTTTGAGACCAAAGATCCAAGATGGGAATTGA
- the BNR1 gene encoding formin BNR1, translating to MAKDEESISILFPLRSASTNVPTANARMRFTNDSYDDLVIQGLNLVGTGLKPRSKTLKYLKSNNFSTPNVDAIHEKRDENVFKSDDTGSSSPRDDVLPSHDEIDAEFDALLDGHAFLGVAKQNLKTLSYTRKWELIKKEKRLHAPKEAQEDPRVRNLRMILGSLQRRTGVTETLYQLERQLRNSRFITLFVEGDGVGVLNECVDCIGKKSQYVYLCCYKALLNDPEARSAVFRNTEWISYVFVLLVTLDADLRVRLLSTQIIILLTYSTEWSDSLLESLEPLYESWVQAVEKTLQDPDEHASNNALILPKPKQMLIEYSISTLLLIKSIQQLLPSNESKLSCFKKLKTAGIHRVFRLMRELDHEDLIEQIDDYINLELKVQQKVFSNDSLPEVSYGPQIKSLVESTKDTSLEKPVSNIIETVLDLVNSRTTAESMKLFSVFNSILKYLSDHSLGDGSVDETDSEKIFMTSLDHIMDNLQSHQIANRAMEELDQKKKEIEDLKSELQLLRDEKQVSKGDLLQELDIKEHALHSQQLLIKELQNRLKIVENQLKKEKKQLDLTIAHRDSSDRTANRSVSLFETLKESNSPRRSASLSKSKRLTSLSALAHQGQTNTNTDNRKNKYVNIRSPFNISNNNSDENLSISPISQPKHHRANLSSGIEQNGNDVASASETDVPSASTAFSPASYGFSASESTSVPFAASKIPHDTKHSEAYGSVPAPTTASASATASAAVPAPPPPPPLPPQLVSAATAAPPLPPPPPPPPPPPPLPPSLDKSKADTPEKGNESEKAKDDANVPPAPPLPPPPPPPLPILKDNNSVVAITEPKKAPKALKQIHWEKIDNIKDTLWNDSDIRSDIKEDLDEKGVFNEITNLFEQKVVPIKKKQSRITNRGAAHVSILSRDLAQQFGINLHMFSSYSVEQLLQKVLRCDDDIIKNHSVLEFFNKDDFESIPQSVVRSFEPYSTDWNTGKKPQEDVTKLQRADRIFLELFYNMRYYWKIRSLALLTALTYEKDYYDVLYQLQKIDDATQMLKKSSRLKRFFYIVVEIGNFMNHKQTAGIKLSSLTKLSMVKSSSDKNLSFLHVIERIVREKYPDVYEFTGDLERLTDVGKISIESVEAEVRDFYDKIMRIRDSFERGKLSHTEMHHPDDKFRKKISLKLPSAIRKADLLNNQCKLTIAEFTRVMKYCGEDPANPDSKNNFFNNFSEFLALFQKVSQENKEKEAMDHVYHQRQLLLQKAASRSTPDEEQLTDTVDLLMKRLRKASTDSSISTTTTNNNNSSPTDSTSPEKRKTSRVSSEHDRTLLTRALTLKSGIQKL from the coding sequence ATGGCAAAAGATGAGGAATCAATTAGCATATTGTTCCCACTCCGATCTGCATCGACGAATGTGCCTACAGCGAACGCGAGAATGAGGTTTACGAACGATTCGTATGACGATCTGGTGATACAGGGGCTGAATCTTGTTGGTACGGGGCTGAAACCGAGATCTAAGACGCTGAAGTACCTGAAATCGAACAATTTCTCTACTCCGAATGTTGATGCGATCCATGAGAAGCGGGACGAAAACGTGTTCAAGAGCGATGATACGGGGTCGAGCAGCCCCAGGGATGATGTGCTGCCGTCTCACGATGAGATAGATGCTGAATTTGATGCGTTGTTGGATGGGCATGCGTTTCTGGGGGTTGCGAAGCAGAACTTGAAGACTCTGTCGTACACACGGAAATGGGAGTTGATCAAGAAGGAGAAGCGACTGCATGCGCCCAAGGAGGCACAGGAGGATCCCAGGGTACGGAACTTACGGATGATCTTGGGGTCGCTACAGAGAAGGACTGGTGTGACGGAGACGCTATACCAGCTTGAAAGACAGCTTCGGAATTCGAGGTTTATTACGTTGTTTGTGGAAGGGGACGGTGTTGGTGTGTTGAACGAGTGTGTTGATTGTATCGGGAAGAAGTCGCAGTATGTGTATCTCTGCTGCTACAAGGCGTTGTTGAATGATCCGGAGGCAAGATCTGCTGTGTTTCGCAATACCGAATGGATCTCGTACGTCTTTGTGCTTTTAGTGACGCTGGACGCAGATCTGCGTGTACGTCTCTTGTCTACTCAGATCATCATCCTCCTGACTTATTCAACAGAGTGGTCAGACTCACTCTTGGAGTCCCTCGAACCGCTGTATGAATCGTGGGTCCAGGCTGTTGAGAAAACGTTGCAGGACCCGGACGAGCACGCTTCCAACAACGCTCTAATTCTTCCGAAACCGAAACAAATGCTCATCGAATACTCAATATCTACGCTTCTACTGATAAAGTCAATCCAACAACTACTTCCTTCCAATGAATCCAAGCTCTCGTGCTTTAAAAAGTTAAAGACCGCAGGAATACACCGGGTATTCCGATTGATGAGAGAGTTGGATCATGAAGACTTGATAGAACAAATCGACGACTATATCAATCTCGAACTGaaagttcaacaaaaagtGTTTAGCAACGATTCGCTGCCCGAGGTATCGTATGGACCCCAAATCAAGAGTTTGGTCGAGTCTACGAAGGACACCTCTTTAGAAAAACCAGTGTCCAATATCATCGAAACTGTACTGGACCTGGTGAATTCAAGAACGACAGCAGAATCTATGAAACTGTTCTCcgttttcaattcaattttGAAATACCTATCGGACCATTCTCTGGGCGATGGGTCTGTTGATGAAACGGACAGCGAGAAGATATTTATGACTTCTTTGGATCATATCATGGATAATTTGCAGTCGCACCAAATAGCTAACAGGGCGATGGAAGAACTagaccagaagaagaaagagattgaagACTTGAAATCCGAATTACAACTGCTTAGGGATGAGAAACAAGTGTCAAAAGGTGATTTACTGCAGGAATTAGATATAAAAGAGCACGCACTGCACTCTCAGCAATTGCTCATAAAAGAGTTACAAAATCGACTGAAGATAGTAGAAAATCAgctgaagaaagaaaagaagcaattAGACCTGACAATTGCCCATAGAGACTCATCGGACCGTACCGCAAACAGATCTGTATCATTATTTGAAACATTGAAGGAGTCCAATTCTCCTAGAAGATCTGCTTCTTTATCTAAAAGCAAAAGACTAACATCATTATCGGCACTTGCGCATCAAGGACAAACTAACACTAACACTGACaatagaaaaaacaaatacGTTAATATTCGCTCGCCATTCAACATTTCGAATAACAATTCAGATGAGAACCTTTCCATATCGCCAATTTCTCAACCGAAGCACCACAGGGCAAATCTATCGAGTGgaattgaacaaaatgGGAACGACGTTGCATCTGCTAGTGAAACGGATGTTCCTTCTGCTTCAACAGCATTCTCGCCGGCATCTTATGGGTTTTCTGCGTCAGAATCTACTTCTGTGCCATTTGCAGCTTCCAAAATTCCTCATGATACTAAACATAGTGAAGCATATGGATCAGTACCGGCACCAACCACTGCATCTGCGTCTGCCACTGCATCTGCTGCTGTGCCAGCACCTCCACCTCCACCGCCATTACCTCCACAACTGGTGTCggcagcaacagcagctcCTCCCCTTCCTCCTCCGCCTCCGCCTCCTCCGCCTCCACCACCTCTGCCACCTTCGTTAGACAAGTCTAAGGCGGATACCCCGGAAAAGGGCAATGAGTCTGAAAAAGCGAAGGACGATGCAAACGTTCCGCCTGCTCCACCATTACCACCACCGCCACCACCACCGTTGCCTATACTCAAAGACAATAATTCTGTTGTGGCTATAACGGAACCTAAAAAGGCACCTAAAGCCTTGAAGCAAATCCACTGGGAAAAGATAGACAATATCAAGGATACTCTATGGAACGATTCGGACATTAGAAGCgatatcaaagaagattTGGATGAGAAAGGTGTGTTCAACGAAATCACGAACTTGTTTGAACAAAAAGTGGTACcgatcaagaagaagcagagCAGAATTACAAACAGGGGCGCCGCGCACGTCTCAATCCTATCGCGAGATCTGGCACAGCAGTTTGGTATCAATCTCCACATGTTTTCGTCGTATTCTGTGGAACAATTGTTGCAGAAAGTATTGCGATGCGATGATGATATCATCAAGAACCACAGCGTGCtcgaatttttcaacaaggACGACTTCGAATCCATCCCACAAAGCGTGGTCAGGAGCTTCGAGCCTTACTCAACAGACTGGAACACGGGCAAGAAGCCCCAGGAGGACGTCACTAAGCTTCAACGTGCGGACAGAATTTTCTTGGAGCTTTTCTACAACATGCGCTACTACTGGAAGATCCGCAGTCTTGCGCTTCTCACTGCGCTGACCTACGAAAAGGACTACTACGACGTCCTGTACCAGTTACAGAAGATCGACGACGCAACCCAGATGCTCAAAAAATCGAGCAGGCTCAAGCGGTTTTTCTACATTGTGGTCGAGATCGGAAATTTCATGAACCACAAGCAGACTGCGGGCATCAAGCTCTCTTCCTTGACGAAACTCTCGATGGTCAAGAGCAGCAGCGACAAGAACCTCTCGTTCTTACACGTCATAGAGCGTATCGTCCGCGAAAAGTACCCGGACGTGTACGAATTCACCGGCGACTTGGAACGTCTCACGGATGTGGGCAAAATCAGCATCGAATCCGTAGAAGCAGAAGTCAGGGACTTCTACGACAAAATCATGCGGATCAGAGACTCCTTCGAGAGAGGCAAGCTCTCGCACACCGAAATGCATCATCCGGACGACAAGTTCCGCAAAAAGATAAGTCTCAAGCTCCCAAGCGCAATCCGCAAGGCTGACCTCCTCAACAACCAGTGCAAACTCACAATCGCCGAATTCACCCGCGTCATGAAGTACTGCGGCGAGGACCCTGCCAATCCGGACTCCAaaaacaacttcttcaacaacttttccGAGTTCCTGGCGCTCTTCCAAAAAGTGTCGCaggaaaacaaagaaaaggaagccATGGACCACGTATACCACCAGCGCCAGCTTCTCCTCCAGAAAGCCGCCTCACGCTCAACCccagatgaagaacaaCTCACAGACACCGTTGATCTCCTCATGAAGCGTTTGAGAAAGGCCTCTACAGACTCAAGCATTtccactactactactaataataataattccAGTCCTACTGACTCTACATCCCCGGAAAAACGCAAGACTTCCAGGGTTTCTTCAGAACACGACAGAACCCTCCTCACAAGAGCCCTCACCCTCAAAAGCGGCATCCAGAAACTCTGA
- the POT1 gene encoding acetyl-CoA C-acyltransferase → MASRLTQLQQHLTGQGNHGSHGSQKESVTGKTPDDVVIVAAYRSAIGKGFKGGFKDVNSDYLLAQFLKEFLSKVDIDKSLVEEVACGNVLNFGAGATEHRAAMLATGLPYGTPLVAINRQCSSGLTAVNDISNKILAGQISVGLAVGVESMSKNYGKTALGTISEELKSDKSAASCLIPMGFTNENVAKKFGISREEQDRFALESFRKAEKAVSNGLFKDEILPIELPNGTKIDRDEGPRTGVTLESLQKIRPAFVKETGVTTAGNASQISDGVAGVLLMRRSMAMKLGLEIIGKYVAFQAVGVPPEIMGVGPAYAIPKVLKQCGLGINDVDVYEINEAFAGQALYCVKTLGIDNEKLNPKGGAIALGHPLGATGARQVATILRELKPGQIGVVSMCIGTGMGAAAVLVKE, encoded by the coding sequence ATGGCAAGCAGACTTACGCAATTGCAGCAGCATTTGACTGGACAAGGGAACCATGGTTCCCATGGTTCCCAAAAGGAAAGTGTCACTGGGAAAACGCCCGATGATGTCGTTATTGTAGCAGCATACCGTTCAGCGATTGGTAAAGGGTTTAAAGGCGGGTTCAAGGACGTCAACAGCGATTATTTGTTGGCCCAGTTTCTAAAAGAGTTCTTATCCAAAGTGGATATCGACAAGAGTCTTGTCGAGGAAGTTGCATGCGGTAACGTGTTGAATTTCGGCGCGGGTGCTACTGAACATAGGGCAGCTATGTTGGCTACTGGATTGCCATACGGAACGCCGCTAGTGGCTATCAACAGACAATGCTCGTCCGGGTTGACGGCTGTAAATGACATTTCAAACAAGATTCTGGCCGGCCAGATCAGCGTGGGGTTGGCTGTGGGGGTCGAGTCTATGTCGAAAAATTACGGGAAAACCGCATTGGGGACAATATCTGAGGAGTTGAAGTCGGATAAGAGCGCTGCTAGTTGCTTGATTCCGATGGGGTTCACCAATGAGAACGTTGCTAAGAAGTTCGGCATTTCAAGAGAAGAACAGGATCGTTTTGCGCTGGAATCGTTCCGGAAAGCTGAGAAGGCAGTGTCAAACGGACTCTTCAAAGATGAGATTCTCCCCATCGAATTGCCAAACGGAACTAAGATAGACCGGGATGAGGGTCCCAGAACCGGAGTCACGCTTGAGTCGTTGCAGAAGATTCGGCCAGCGTTCGTCAAGGAAACGGGTGTCACGACTGCTGGGAACGCGTCGCAGATCTCAGATGGTGTTGCTGGTGTCTTGCTTATGCGAAGATCTATGGCAATGAAATTGGGACTCGAGATTATTGGGAAATACGTAGCGTTCCAGGCGGTCGGTGTGCCCCCAGAGATTATGGGCGTTGGTCCTGCTTACGCTATCCCAAAAGTGTTGAAACAGTGCGGGTTGGGCATCAACGATGTAGACGTGTACGAAATAAACGAGGCCTTTGCAGGGCAGGCATTGTATTGTGTTAAAACGTTGGGAATtgataatgaaaaattgaatcCCAAGGGCGGTGCCATAGCGTTGGGCCATCCACTAGGTGCCACTGGCGCAAGACAAGTGGCTACCATATTAAGGGAGCTAAAGCCAGGTCAAATTGGCGTCGTCAGTATGTGCATCGGTACCGGTATGGGTGCTGCCGCAGTCTTAGTTAAAGAGTAG